One genomic region from Ornithinimicrobium flavum encodes:
- a CDS encoding SPFH domain-containing protein, which translates to MPAEPITLIVWFVVALLVLFTLVAIARAIRIVPQATAVIVERLGKYDRTLDAGLHFLIPFIDRPRSVVDLREQVVSFPPQPVITSDNLVVSIDTVIYFQPTDPKAATYEIANYIQGIEQLTVTTLRNVIGSLDLEQTLTSRDMINGQLRGVLDEATGRWGIRVNRVELKAIDPPASVQDSMEKQMRAERDRRAAILNAEGVKQSQILTAEGEKQAQILRAEGTAQSAILESQGEARAILQVFDAIHKGNPDSKLLAYQYLQMLPEIAKGDSNQMWVVPTELTAALSGIGNALGGGGRPGGAADLDGPSAGLRADSGYSGLDDLETPTLEDPREALRRAREEAEDATRDAESSTRNRSKDDADKAVAAAAEKAKRAQQERDQAQTGPAGLDPLPEQEQAVPDLPSRPGDSADPQRSWQRPEGERSSWESTGRGE; encoded by the coding sequence ATGCCAGCAGAACCCATCACCCTCATCGTGTGGTTCGTCGTCGCGCTGCTCGTGCTCTTCACGCTGGTGGCCATCGCCCGCGCGATCCGCATCGTGCCGCAGGCCACCGCCGTCATCGTGGAGCGGCTCGGCAAGTACGACCGCACCCTCGACGCCGGGCTGCACTTCCTCATCCCGTTCATCGACCGGCCGCGCTCGGTGGTCGACCTGCGCGAGCAGGTCGTGAGCTTCCCGCCGCAGCCGGTCATCACCAGCGACAACCTGGTCGTCTCGATCGACACCGTCATCTACTTCCAGCCGACCGACCCCAAGGCGGCGACCTACGAGATCGCCAACTACATCCAGGGCATCGAGCAGCTCACCGTCACCACGCTGCGCAACGTCATCGGCTCGCTCGACCTCGAGCAGACGTTGACCAGCCGCGACATGATCAACGGTCAGCTGCGCGGGGTGCTGGACGAGGCCACCGGCCGCTGGGGCATCCGGGTCAACCGGGTGGAGCTCAAGGCCATCGACCCGCCGGCCTCCGTCCAGGACTCGATGGAGAAGCAGATGCGTGCCGAGCGCGACCGGCGTGCGGCCATCCTCAACGCCGAGGGCGTCAAGCAGTCGCAGATCCTCACGGCCGAGGGGGAGAAGCAGGCCCAGATCCTGCGCGCCGAGGGCACCGCCCAGTCGGCGATCCTGGAGTCGCAGGGTGAGGCCCGCGCGATCCTGCAGGTCTTCGACGCCATCCACAAGGGCAACCCGGACAGCAAGCTGCTGGCCTACCAGTACCTCCAGATGCTGCCCGAGATCGCCAAGGGCGACTCCAACCAGATGTGGGTCGTGCCCACCGAGCTCACCGCCGCCCTGTCCGGGATCGGCAACGCGCTGGGCGGTGGCGGACGCCCCGGCGGCGCCGCCGACCTCGACGGACCGTCGGCCGGGCTGCGCGCCGACTCCGGCTACTCGGGTCTGGACGACCTCGAGACGCCGACGCTGGAGGACCCGCGTGAGGCGCTGCGGCGGGCCCGCGAGGAGGCCGAGGACGCCACGCGGGACGCCGAGTCCTCCACCCGCAACCGCAGCAAGGACGACGCCGACAAGGCGGTCGCCGCAGCGGCGGAGAAGGCCAAGCGCGCTCAGCAGGAGCGGGATCAGGCGCAGACCGGCCCGGCCGGCCTGGACCCGCTGCCCGAGCAGGAGCAGGCCGTCCCTGACCTGCCGAGCCGTCCGGGAGACTCCGCCGACCCGCAGCGCTCCTGGCAGCGGCCGGAGGGTGAGCGCTCCTCGTGGGAGAGCACGGGCCGCGGCGAGTAG